A genomic segment from Diospyros lotus cultivar Yz01 chromosome 5, ASM1463336v1, whole genome shotgun sequence encodes:
- the LOC127801611 gene encoding LOW QUALITY PROTEIN: ABC transporter G family member 1-like (The sequence of the model RefSeq protein was modified relative to this genomic sequence to represent the inferred CDS: inserted 1 base in 1 codon) has product MASYSHSKQPPPNLETRYSLELDTTAPMAAHKREENAVATRLGSGVKDHGEGAFLTWEDLWVTVPNGKGGSRPILQGITGYARPGELLAIMGPSGCGKSTLLDALAGRLGANTRQAGDILVNGHKQALAYGTSAYVTQDDTLITTLTVREAVYYSAQLQLPNYMPRSEKKERADMTIREMGLQDSMDTRIGGWGAKGLSGGQKRRVSICIEILTRPKLLFLDEPTSGLDSAASYYVMSRIAHLDQQEGRTIIASIHQPSSEVFRLFHNLCLLSSGRTVYFGPTNATDEFFASNGFPCPIQQNPSDHFLKTINKDFDQEDIEQGSVGRKTTEEVINILVKSYKSSDSYQDVRRQVSGISKKEGGALGKSNSHASFLTQCLVLTQRSFLNMYRDLGYYWLRLAIYVAIGIALGTIFHKLGSSYGSIQARVSLIMFVASFLTFMAIGGFPSFVEDMKVFLRERLNGHYGSSAFVIGNTVSATPYLLLISLIPGAIAYFLAGLQTGYEQFLYFASVLFACTMLVESLMMIVASIVPNFLMGIITGAGIQGMMILGGGFFRLPNDMPNPFWRYPLYYISFNKYAYQGLYKNEFKGLTFPSNQPGGPPINGEYVLRDEWQVEMGYSKWVDLAILLGMVVFYRFLFFGIIKATETFKXQTFMSAPPKQGNQIMENPNASNSFKLTI; this is encoded by the exons ATGGCATCTTATAGTCACTCTAAACAACCACCACCCAACCTAGAAACCAGGTACTCATTGGAGCTGGACACTACTGCTCCAATGGCAGCCCACAAACGAGAAGAAAATGCAGTGGCAACAAGGCTGGGAAGTGGGGTGAAAGATCATGGAGAGGGAGCTTTCTTGACATGGGAGGATCTGTGGGTGACAGTACCAAATGGAAAGGGCGGCAGCAGACCAATCCTTCAGGGGATTACAGGCTATGCCCGGCCCGGCGAGCTCTTGGCCATAATGGGTCCTTCTGGCTGTGGCAAGTCTACTCTGCTTGATGCATTGGCAG GAAGGTTGGGAGCCAACACAAGACAGGCTGGTGATATCCTAGTTAACGGTCACAAACAAGCACTGGCTTATGGAACTTCG GCTTATGTGACTCAAGATGATACCTTGATTACAACACTAACTGTTAGAGAAGCCGTGTACTATTCTGCTCAACTCCAATTGCCAAACTACATGCCGAGATctgagaaaaaagagagagcaGACATGACAATAAGAGAGATGGGCTTGCAAGATTCTATGGACACGAGAATTGGGGGATGGGGAGCGAAGGGCCTTAGTGGGGGCCAAAAGAGGAGGGTAAGCATTTGCATCGAGATTCTAACACGCCCTAAACTTCTCTTCCTCGATGAACCAACAAGCGGGCTGGATAGTGCAGCATCATATTATGTAATGAGCAGGATTGCACACCTTGATCAACAGGAGGGAAGGACGATCATCGCATCCATTCATCAGCCTAGTAGTGAAGTTTTCAGGCTGTTCCACAATCTCTGCCTCCTGTCTTCTGGCAGAACTGTTTATTTTGGCCCCACAAATGCAACAGATGAG TTCTTTGCATCCAATGGTTTCCCTTGCCCAATTCAGCAGAATCCTTCGGACCACTTTCTTAAAACAATAAACAAGGATTTCGATCAG GAGGACATTGAACAAGGTTCTGTTGGAAGGAAAACAACAGAGGAAGTGATCAATATTCTGGTAAAATCATATAAATCATCTGACAGCTACCAAGATGTTAGAAGACAAGTTTCTGGTATAAGTAAAAAG GAAGGCGGAGCGCTTGGAAAGAGCAACAGCCATGCTAGTTTTCTTACTCAATGCCTTGTTCTAACCCAAAGATCTTTCCTCAACATGTACCGAGATCTTGGTTACTACTGGCTCCGCCTAGCAATATATGTGGCAATAGGCATAGCTCTGGGCACTATCTTCCATAAACTTGGCTCAAGTTACGGTTCCATTCAG GCCAGAGTATCATTGATCATGTTTGTAGCTTCATTCCTGACTTTTATGGCTATTGGTGGCTTCCCCTCATTTGTGGAGGACATGAAG GTATTTTTACGGGAAAGGTTGAACGGGCACTATGGTTCCAGTGCCTTTGTAATCGGCAACACAGTTTCTGCAACACCATATTTGTTACTAATTTCACTAATTCCTGGAGCTATTGCTTATTTCCTGGCTGGTCTTCAAACAGGATATGAACAATTTTTGTACTTTGCTTCAGTTCTTTTCGCTTGTACTATGCTGGTGGAGAGCCTAATGATGATCGTGGCGAGTATTGTGCCCAATTTCCTTATGGGCATAATAACTGGGGCAGGGATACAAGGCATGATGATATTAGGTGGTGGATTCTTCAGGCTGCCAAATGACATGCCCAATCCATTCTGGAGATACCCTCTATACTACATATCCTTCAACAAATATGCATATCAGGGACTGTATAAGAATGAGTTCAAAGGACTAACATTTCCTAGTAATCAACCAGGAGGGCCTCCCATCAATGGTGAATATGTGCTTAGAGATGAATGGCAGGTAGAAATGGGATACTCTAAGTGGGTAGACCTAGCCATCTTGTTAGGAATGGTGGTTTTCTACCGATTCCTATTCTTTGGCATCATCAAGGCGACAGAAACTTTTA TCCAGACATTCATGTCTGCACCACCTAAGCAGGGAAATCAAATCATGGAGAACCCAAATGCTTCCAACTCCTTTAAGCTGACTATCTGA